A single Oncorhynchus tshawytscha isolate Ot180627B linkage group LG01, Otsh_v2.0, whole genome shotgun sequence DNA region contains:
- the LOC112257004 gene encoding transmembrane protein 14A isoform X2, with amino-acid sequence MAIDWLGFGYAAAIALGGFMGYKKKGSVMSLIAGILFGSMAAYGALMISYDPTKTFYSLVASGALTIVMGMRFKKSGKIMPAGIMAGLSLLMVLRLLFMGMIVM; translated from the exons ATGGCAATTGACTGGCTTGGATTTGGCTATGCTGCAGCCATAGCCCTAGGGGGATTCATGGGGTACAAGAAAAAAG GTAGTGTCATGTCACTGATAGCTGGGATATTGTTTGGCAGCATGGCCGCCTATGGGGCCTTAATGATTTCATATGACCCAACCAAGACGTTCTACTCCCTCG TTGCCTCAGGAGCGCTGACAATAGTGATGGGAATGAGATTCAAGAAATCTGGGAAAATAATGCCAGCTGGCATCATGGCAGGACTAAG TTTGCTGATGGTCCTGCGACTTCTCTTCATGGGCATGATTGTAATGTGA
- the LOC112257004 gene encoding transmembrane protein 14A isoform X1, whose product MTCTAMAIDWLGFGYAAAIALGGFMGYKKKGSVMSLIAGILFGSMAAYGALMISYDPTKTFYSLVASGALTIVMGMRFKKSGKIMPAGIMAGLSLLMVLRLLFMGMIVM is encoded by the exons ATGACCTG CACTGCAATGGCAATTGACTGGCTTGGATTTGGCTATGCTGCAGCCATAGCCCTAGGGGGATTCATGGGGTACAAGAAAAAAG GTAGTGTCATGTCACTGATAGCTGGGATATTGTTTGGCAGCATGGCCGCCTATGGGGCCTTAATGATTTCATATGACCCAACCAAGACGTTCTACTCCCTCG TTGCCTCAGGAGCGCTGACAATAGTGATGGGAATGAGATTCAAGAAATCTGGGAAAATAATGCCAGCTGGCATCATGGCAGGACTAAG TTTGCTGATGGTCCTGCGACTTCTCTTCATGGGCATGATTGTAATGTGA
- the LOC112256993 gene encoding glutathione S-transferase 3, with translation MSGKVVLTYFNGRGKMESIRWLLAVAGVEFEEVNMTKHEEYVKLLSDGALMFEQVPLVEIDGMKLVQTKAILNYIAGKYNLYGNDLKERVMIDMYSEGVRDLMEMIMMLPFISPDAKKTKLEDIERKATSRYIPVFEKALASSQYLVGYQLSCADVQLLEITLMLEEKFPTILSKFPVVKVFQGRMKSLPAIQKFLQPGSKRKPQPDDLYVKTVYEVFNFKH, from the exons ATGTCTGGAAAAGTGGTGTTGACTTATTTCAATGGGAGGGGGAAAATGGAGTCAATTCGATGGCTTTTAGCAGTTGCTGGAGTTGAG TTTGAAGAAGTGAATATGACAAAGCACGAGGAATATGTAAAGCTGTTGAGTG ATGGAGCACTCATGTTTGAGCAAGTTCCATTGGTGGAAATTGATGGAATGAAGCTGGTTCAAACCAAGGCTATCCTAAACTACATAGCAGGGAAATACAATCTTTACGGGAATGACCTAAAAGAACGAGTCAT GATTGACATGTATTCTGAAGGTGTGAGGGACTTGATGGAAATGATAATGATGTTGCCATTCATTTCACCTGACGCCAAGAAAACTAAACTGGAGGACATTGAGAGGAAAGCTACAAGCCGTTACATTCCCGTGTTCGAAAAG GCTCTTGCTAGCTCCCAGTACCTGGTGGGTTATCAGTTAAGCTGTGCTGATGTCCAGCTACTTGAAATCACCTTGATGTTGGAGGAGAAATTTCCTACAATTCTCTCCAAATTCCCTGTTGTTAAG GTTTTTCAAGGGAGGATGAAAAGCCTGCCAGCCATTCAGAAGTTCCTGCAGCCAGGCAGCAAGAGAAAGCCTCAACCAGATGACTTATATGTAAAGACTGTGTATGAGGTGTTCAACTTCAAGCACTGA